A single genomic interval of Longimicrobium sp. harbors:
- a CDS encoding amidohydrolase, translating to MTRTIVRTVALAAPLAFAAGCASTLPPVTTMPPSEAAPAQARTVAATPADMVLVNGKIFVGDSAGTVVEAMAVRGGRVVYAGPQAGLDSLVGPNTAQTNLEGRLVTPGFNDAHIHFAAGGASLLAVDLGGTRSLAEIERRVAAAAARAQPGEWITGRGWDHTRLPASELGPGGWPTNEILNRAAPRNPVLLSRVDGHTSWANREALRIAGVTRATRAPAGGEIVRTPAGEPTGILKESAEGLVARVVPDPTPAQVRRGIRAAMDLAARTGVTSVQSDVSAADVEVYRALAAADSLSVRVYGWFPLTERSIRELQARGVTAPTGDEWVRLGMVKGYTDGTLGSRTAAMLEPFADDHSTRGLPQYTEAQLDSLVTAADRAGLQVILHAIGDAANRQALDAFERVARRNPPRARRHRIEHAQVLDRRDIPRFRQLGVIASMQPTHATSDMRWAETRIGRERAVEGAYAWRTLLDSGAVVIFGTDFAVEPMAPVEGIYSAVTRQSREEPGVPPGGWLPEQRLTRAEAIRLYTAASAYGEWEEARKGTLRPGMLADFVVWSADLLTIPDAEILKAEPTMTVVGGRTVYRRP from the coding sequence ATGACCCGAACCATCGTCCGCACCGTCGCGCTCGCGGCGCCGCTGGCCTTCGCCGCCGGCTGCGCCAGCACGCTCCCGCCCGTCACCACGATGCCGCCGAGCGAGGCGGCTCCCGCGCAGGCACGCACCGTCGCCGCGACGCCGGCGGACATGGTGCTGGTCAACGGCAAGATCTTCGTGGGCGACAGCGCGGGGACGGTTGTCGAGGCCATGGCCGTGCGCGGCGGACGCGTGGTGTACGCCGGCCCGCAGGCGGGGCTCGACTCGCTGGTAGGACCGAACACGGCGCAGACCAACCTCGAAGGCCGCCTGGTGACGCCCGGGTTCAACGACGCGCACATCCACTTCGCCGCGGGCGGGGCGTCGCTGCTGGCGGTGGACCTCGGCGGCACGCGGTCGCTGGCCGAGATCGAGCGCCGCGTGGCCGCCGCCGCCGCACGTGCGCAGCCCGGCGAGTGGATCACGGGGCGCGGCTGGGACCACACGCGCCTCCCCGCCAGCGAGCTGGGGCCGGGCGGCTGGCCCACCAACGAGATCCTGAACCGCGCCGCCCCGCGCAACCCCGTGCTCCTCTCGCGCGTGGACGGGCACACCTCATGGGCAAATCGCGAGGCGCTGCGCATCGCGGGCGTCACGCGCGCCACCCGCGCCCCGGCCGGCGGCGAGATCGTGCGCACCCCCGCGGGCGAGCCGACCGGCATCCTCAAGGAGTCCGCCGAGGGCCTCGTCGCGCGCGTCGTACCCGATCCCACCCCGGCGCAGGTGAGGCGCGGCATCCGCGCCGCGATGGATCTGGCCGCCCGCACCGGCGTCACCAGCGTGCAGAGCGACGTCTCGGCCGCCGACGTGGAGGTGTACCGCGCCCTGGCCGCCGCCGACTCGCTGAGCGTGCGCGTCTACGGATGGTTCCCGCTCACCGAGCGCTCCATCCGCGAGCTGCAGGCGCGCGGCGTAACCGCCCCTACCGGCGACGAGTGGGTGCGCTTGGGGATGGTGAAGGGATACACGGACGGCACGCTGGGCTCGCGCACGGCGGCCATGCTGGAGCCGTTCGCGGACGACCACTCCACCCGCGGCCTTCCGCAGTACACCGAGGCGCAGCTCGACTCGCTGGTGACCGCCGCGGACCGTGCGGGGCTCCAGGTGATCCTGCACGCCATCGGCGACGCGGCCAACCGGCAGGCGCTGGACGCCTTCGAGCGCGTGGCCCGCCGCAACCCGCCGCGCGCGCGGCGGCATCGCATCGAGCACGCGCAGGTGCTGGACCGGCGCGACATCCCGCGCTTCCGCCAGCTCGGCGTCATCGCGTCGATGCAGCCCACGCACGCCACCAGCGACATGCGCTGGGCCGAGACGCGCATCGGCCGCGAGCGGGCGGTGGAGGGGGCCTACGCCTGGCGCACCCTCCTCGATTCCGGCGCGGTGGTCATCTTTGGAACCGACTTCGCCGTGGAGCCGATGGCGCCGGTGGAGGGGATCTACTCCGCCGTCACGCGCCAGAGCCGCGAGGAGCCGGGGGTGCCGCCGGGCGGCTGGCTCCCCGAGCAGCGCCTGACCCGCGCCGAGGCGATCCGCCTCTACACCGCCGCATCCGCGTATGGCGAGTGGGAAGAGGCGCGCAAGGGCACGCTGCGCCCCGGAATGCTGGCCGACTTCGTGGTCTGGTCCGCCGACCTGCTGACCATCCCCGACGCGGAGATTCTCAAGGCGGAGCCCACGATGACGGTGGTGGGCGGGCGCACCGTCTACCGCCGCCCGTGA
- a CDS encoding patatin-like phospholipase family protein — MTKPAASKPAAKKRGTTDHGDLALVLTGGGARGAYQVGFLRYLARAYPELHIPILTGVSAGAINVALLAQHHGTFLQAADELAALWGELTPERIFHVDTGALLGNMGRWGMRFARASRGESRARGVVDTEPLRSFLEEALCPVEGELTGIDYNLHRGTLRAAAIGTTSYTTGQSVIWLQGRAIETWERPQRRSVQTRLRVEHVMASAALPLFFPAVQIGEHWYGDGNVRLTAPLSPALHLGAHKIIAVSTRYGRNFDEAAKPQVQGYPPPAQVMGVLFDAVFLDLIDQDALRMQKMNDVLSRVPKTRRDGMRVVDLLVVRPSRDLARIAAEYEPRLPRPIRLLTRGLGTRETAAPDVLSMLMFQDDYVKRLIALGEEDAERRSEEIDRFMRGNGD, encoded by the coding sequence GTGACGAAGCCGGCGGCGAGCAAGCCCGCCGCGAAGAAGCGCGGCACCACCGACCACGGCGACCTCGCGCTCGTCCTCACGGGGGGCGGTGCGCGCGGGGCCTACCAGGTGGGCTTCCTCCGCTACCTGGCGCGAGCGTACCCGGAGCTGCACATCCCCATCCTCACTGGGGTGTCCGCGGGCGCCATCAACGTCGCGCTCCTGGCGCAGCACCACGGCACCTTTCTGCAGGCCGCCGACGAGCTGGCCGCGCTCTGGGGCGAGCTGACGCCCGAGCGCATCTTTCACGTGGACACCGGCGCCCTCCTCGGCAACATGGGGCGCTGGGGGATGCGGTTCGCGCGGGCGTCGCGCGGCGAGTCGCGGGCGCGCGGCGTGGTGGACACGGAGCCGCTGCGCTCGTTTCTGGAGGAAGCGCTCTGCCCCGTGGAGGGCGAGCTGACCGGGATCGACTACAACCTGCACCGCGGCACGCTGCGGGCGGCGGCCATCGGCACCACCAGCTACACGACGGGGCAGTCGGTGATCTGGCTGCAGGGGCGCGCGATCGAGACGTGGGAGCGGCCGCAGCGGCGCAGCGTGCAGACGCGGCTGCGGGTGGAGCACGTGATGGCGTCGGCCGCGCTCCCCCTCTTCTTCCCCGCCGTACAGATCGGCGAGCACTGGTATGGCGACGGAAACGTGCGGCTGACGGCGCCGCTCTCCCCGGCGCTGCACCTGGGCGCGCACAAGATCATCGCCGTATCCACGCGCTATGGCCGCAACTTCGACGAGGCGGCCAAGCCCCAGGTGCAGGGCTATCCGCCGCCGGCGCAGGTGATGGGCGTGCTCTTCGACGCCGTCTTCCTGGACCTGATCGACCAGGACGCGCTGCGCATGCAGAAGATGAACGACGTCCTCTCGCGCGTCCCAAAGACGCGGCGCGACGGGATGCGCGTCGTCGATCTGCTGGTGGTGCGCCCCTCGCGCGACCTGGCCCGCATCGCCGCCGAGTACGAGCCGCGCCTCCCCCGCCCCATCCGCCTCCTCACCCGCGGCCTAGGCACGCGCGAGACCGCCGCCCCGGACGTGCTCAGCATGCTCATGTTCCAGGACGACTACGTGAAGCGCCTCATCGCGTTGGGCGAGGAAGACGCCGAGCGCCGCTCCGAGGAGATCGACCGGTTCATGCGCGGCAACGGGGACTGA